In Kineococcus sp. NBC_00420, a single genomic region encodes these proteins:
- the egtC gene encoding ergothioneine biosynthesis protein EgtC: MCRHTAWLGRPRNLSEFLLERPHGLLQQSWAPRRQRHGTVNADGWGVSWWSPPEASSAPGPARWRSSGPMWSDASLASVAAHVAAGCVVAAVRDATVGMPTDESACAPFVRHGWSLSHNGVVDRSVLPADAWPRAESVCDSAVLASYLLAAPEELGKRIAVVGADDPAARLNVLLGDGERLLATAWGDTLSVLETPDGVVLASEPHDDDPRWRDVPDRTLVEARLHGGRVVVTETPLETV; encoded by the coding sequence GTGTGCCGCCACACGGCCTGGCTGGGCCGGCCCCGGAACCTGTCGGAGTTCCTGCTGGAACGACCGCACGGGTTGCTGCAGCAGAGCTGGGCGCCGCGCCGGCAACGGCACGGCACGGTCAACGCCGACGGGTGGGGCGTCAGCTGGTGGAGCCCGCCCGAGGCCTCCTCCGCCCCGGGGCCGGCGCGCTGGCGCAGTTCCGGGCCGATGTGGTCCGACGCGTCGCTGGCCTCCGTCGCCGCCCACGTCGCGGCCGGGTGCGTGGTGGCGGCGGTGCGGGACGCGACGGTCGGGATGCCCACCGACGAGAGCGCCTGCGCCCCCTTCGTCCGCCACGGGTGGTCGTTGTCGCACAACGGCGTCGTCGATCGGTCGGTGCTGCCCGCGGACGCCTGGCCGCGGGCGGAGTCGGTGTGCGACTCCGCGGTCCTCGCGTCGTACCTGCTCGCCGCACCCGAGGAACTCGGCAAGCGGATCGCCGTCGTCGGTGCCGACGACCCCGCCGCCCGGCTCAACGTCCTGCTCGGCGACGGGGAGCGGCTGCTCGCCACCGCCTGGGGCGACACCCTCAGCGTCCTGGAGACCCCCGACGGGGTCGTCCTGGCCAGCGAACCGCACGACGACGACCCCCGCTGGCGCGACGTCCCCGACCGCACCCTCGTCGAGGCGCGCCTGCACGGCGGACGCGTCGTCGTCACCGAAACCCCTCTGGAGACCGTGTGA
- the egtD gene encoding L-histidine N(alpha)-methyltransferase, with product MTPPRLSLERHLTPDDLSLTLRADVRAGLTADAKTLPPKYFYDEHGSRLFDEITRLPEYYPTRAERSLLELVAGEVAQITAADVLVELGSGTSEKTRVLLHALRDAGTLRRFVPFDVDETVLAQAGTEILAEFPGLDVQAVVGDFERHLGELPREGRRLVAFLGSTIGNLEPAPRSRFLRELASGMGPGDHLLLGTDLVKDTGRLLAAYDDSAGVTAAFDKNVLSVLNRELGADFDLDAFDHVAVWDAGLERVEMRLRARHAHEVRLPGLDLAVRFDAGEEVRTEVSSKFRRESVVSELAAAGLDLVRWWTDPAGDVALSLAAPRVVG from the coding sequence GTGACCCCGCCCCGGCTGTCCCTGGAACGCCACCTCACCCCCGACGACCTGTCCCTGACGCTGCGCGCCGACGTCCGGGCGGGCCTGACGGCGGACGCGAAGACGTTGCCGCCCAAGTACTTCTACGACGAGCACGGCAGTCGGTTGTTCGACGAGATCACCCGGTTGCCCGAGTACTACCCGACCCGGGCGGAACGTTCGCTGCTGGAGCTGGTGGCCGGTGAGGTCGCGCAGATCACGGCGGCCGACGTCCTCGTCGAACTCGGCAGCGGCACGAGCGAGAAGACGCGGGTGCTGCTGCACGCCCTGCGCGACGCGGGGACACTGCGGCGCTTCGTACCCTTCGACGTCGACGAGACCGTCCTCGCACAGGCCGGGACGGAGATCCTGGCGGAGTTCCCCGGGCTCGACGTGCAGGCCGTCGTCGGGGACTTTGAACGCCACCTCGGGGAACTCCCGCGGGAGGGCCGACGCCTGGTGGCGTTCCTGGGCTCGACCATCGGGAACCTGGAACCCGCCCCGCGGTCGCGGTTCCTGCGCGAGCTGGCCTCCGGGATGGGACCCGGGGACCACCTGCTGCTCGGGACGGACCTGGTGAAGGACACCGGGCGGCTCCTTGCCGCCTACGACGACAGCGCGGGGGTGACGGCGGCCTTCGACAAGAACGTCCTCTCGGTGCTCAACCGGGAACTCGGTGCCGACTTCGACCTCGACGCCTTCGACCACGTCGCCGTCTGGGACGCCGGGCTCGAACGCGTCGAGATGCGGCTGCGGGCCCGCCACGCCCACGAGGTGCGGCTGCCCGGCCTCGACCTCGCGGTGCGCTTCGACGCGGGGGAGGAGGTGCGGACCGAGGTGTCCTCGAAGTTCCGCCGGGAATCGGTGGTGAGCGAACTCGCCGCCGCCGGTCTCGACCTCGTCCGCTGGTGGACCGATCCCGCGGGGGACGTGGCCCTCAGCCTCGCCGCCCCGCGGGTCGTCGGCTGA
- a CDS encoding malonic semialdehyde reductase codes for MTTLDERPLGLHDSARAALFGDAHTANTFADTPVTDEQLAQVWELARWAPTGANLQPMRVLFVRTPEAKARLVPLLNDTNRDRAASAPVTAVLAVDDRFHDAIPTVAPFMAGMQPVLEENAAMRESMGSYSAAMQAGYFILAVRALGLAAGPMGGFDKAAVDAEFFAGTDWRSHLVVNIGYPGPDAFRPRLPRLDVEDVVRFV; via the coding sequence GTGACCACGTTGGACGAACGTCCGCTCGGGCTCCACGACTCCGCGCGCGCCGCCCTCTTCGGCGACGCCCACACCGCGAACACCTTCGCCGACACCCCCGTCACCGACGAGCAGCTGGCCCAGGTCTGGGAACTGGCCCGCTGGGCCCCCACCGGCGCGAACCTGCAGCCGATGCGCGTCCTCTTCGTCCGGACCCCGGAGGCGAAGGCCCGCCTGGTGCCACTGCTCAACGACACCAACCGCGACCGCGCCGCGAGCGCCCCCGTGACCGCCGTCCTGGCCGTCGACGACCGCTTCCACGACGCCATCCCGACCGTCGCCCCGTTCATGGCGGGCATGCAGCCGGTGCTGGAGGAGAACGCCGCGATGCGCGAGAGCATGGGCTCCTACAGCGCGGCGATGCAGGCCGGCTACTTCATCCTCGCCGTGCGCGCGCTCGGCCTGGCCGCCGGCCCGATGGGTGGGTTCGACAAGGCCGCCGTCGACGCGGAGTTCTTCGCCGGCACCGACTGGCGCTCGCACCTCGTCGTGAACATCGGCTACCCGGGCCCGGACGCGTTCCGCCCCCGGCTGCCGCGCCTCGACGTCGAGGACGTCGTCCGCTTCGTCTGA
- a CDS encoding winged helix-turn-helix transcriptional regulator, whose protein sequence is MSEQVEDVQTEHTARSCDGALARAFGFLGKRWNGILLATLSYGPTGFSELRRNVGGISDSVLADRLSELAKAGLVTRTVHEGPPVAVVYELTASGRALTPALQELTTWARENLTEDRCRGRD, encoded by the coding sequence GTGAGCGAGCAGGTGGAGGACGTGCAGACCGAGCACACGGCGCGGTCGTGCGACGGCGCCCTGGCACGCGCGTTCGGGTTCCTCGGCAAGCGCTGGAACGGGATCCTGCTCGCGACCCTCAGCTATGGTCCCACCGGGTTCTCCGAGCTGCGCCGCAACGTGGGCGGCATCAGCGACTCGGTGCTCGCGGACCGCCTCAGCGAGCTCGCCAAGGCCGGGCTCGTCACCCGCACGGTCCACGAGGGGCCGCCCGTCGCGGTCGTCTACGAGCTGACCGCCTCCGGGCGCGCGCTGACCCCGGCCCTGCAGGAGCTCACGACGTGGGCCCGCGAGAACCTCACCGAGGACCGCTGCCGGGGCCGGGACTAG
- a CDS encoding globin, whose product MGRTPAGPDGGTRSFYDEVGGHATFVTLVDAFYAGVAEDEVLRPMYPEADLGPAKERLRMFLEQYWGGPGTYSELRGHPRLRMRHAPFRVNPDARDRWLLHMRAAVESLHLVPAQEGVLWDYLERAAHSMLNTFED is encoded by the coding sequence ATCGGCCGCACGCCGGCGGGGCCGGACGGTGGGACCCGCAGCTTCTACGACGAGGTCGGCGGGCACGCGACGTTCGTGACGCTCGTCGACGCCTTCTACGCGGGCGTCGCCGAGGACGAGGTGCTCCGCCCGATGTACCCGGAGGCCGACCTCGGTCCGGCCAAGGAGCGTCTGCGGATGTTCCTGGAGCAGTACTGGGGTGGCCCGGGGACGTACTCCGAGCTGCGTGGCCACCCGCGGCTGCGGATGCGGCACGCGCCGTTCAGGGTCAACCCGGACGCCCGGGACCGCTGGCTGCTGCACATGCGTGCGGCCGTCGAGTCCTTGCACCTGGTGCCCGCGCAGGAGGGCGTCCTGTGGGACTACCTGGAGCGCGCCGCGCACAGCATGCTGAACACCTTCGAGGACTAG
- a CDS encoding SDR family oxidoreductase, translating into MSDIAAGEGRLALVTGVTGYIGGRLVPELLEAGFRVRAMARRPEALRDRPWIEDVEVVQADASDTEQVTAALEGVDVAYYLIHAMSGGGHFSSKDRRTARTFARAAAEQGVSRVVYLGGMHPEGEELSTHLESRREVGEILLDSPVPTTVLQAAVILGSGSASFEMMRYLTERLPVMVCPRWVHNRIQPIAVRDVLRYLVASASMPADVNRTFDIGGPDVMTYLDMMRGYAEVAGLPKRYVLPVKVMSPKLSSHWVGTVTPVPKSIARPLVESLVHEVFCQEHDIAGYVPDPAEGLIPFKRAVELALQRIQDANVETRWSSASVPGAPSDPLPSDPDWAGGSLYVDERTTVVDAPPHVLWEVLEGIGGEQGWYSWPMAWAVRGVMDRFSGGPGLRRGRRDPKHLMIGDAVDWWRVEDRQADRLLRLRAEMKLPGLAWLDLRVETDAVGRTLFHQRALFHPRGLAGQAYWAAISPFHGVVFGGMQKNVKDAAEAAARHEGPTSLASTGPGAVEVREGATLVG; encoded by the coding sequence ATGAGCGACATCGCAGCAGGTGAGGGCCGGCTCGCGCTGGTGACCGGGGTGACCGGGTACATCGGTGGTCGGCTGGTCCCCGAGCTGCTCGAAGCCGGTTTCCGGGTGCGGGCGATGGCGCGCCGCCCCGAGGCGTTGCGGGACCGGCCCTGGATCGAGGACGTCGAGGTCGTGCAGGCCGACGCCTCCGACACCGAGCAGGTCACCGCCGCGCTGGAGGGCGTCGACGTCGCCTACTACCTCATCCACGCGATGAGCGGCGGCGGGCACTTCTCCTCCAAGGACCGCCGCACCGCCCGGACCTTCGCGCGGGCGGCGGCGGAGCAGGGGGTCTCCCGGGTCGTCTACCTCGGCGGCATGCACCCCGAGGGCGAGGAGCTCTCCACCCACCTCGAGTCGCGCCGGGAGGTGGGCGAGATCCTGCTCGACTCCCCCGTCCCGACGACGGTGCTGCAGGCGGCGGTGATCCTCGGCTCCGGCTCGGCGAGCTTCGAGATGATGCGCTACCTCACTGAGCGGCTGCCCGTCATGGTGTGCCCGCGCTGGGTGCACAACCGGATCCAGCCGATCGCGGTGCGCGACGTGCTGCGCTACCTCGTCGCCTCGGCCTCGATGCCCGCGGACGTCAACCGCACCTTCGACATCGGTGGCCCCGACGTCATGACCTACCTCGACATGATGCGCGGGTACGCGGAGGTGGCCGGCCTCCCCAAGCGCTACGTCCTCCCCGTGAAGGTGATGTCCCCCAAGCTGTCCAGCCACTGGGTCGGGACGGTGACCCCCGTCCCCAAGTCCATCGCCCGTCCGCTGGTGGAGAGCCTGGTGCACGAGGTGTTCTGCCAGGAGCACGACATCGCCGGGTACGTCCCGGACCCGGCGGAGGGCCTCATCCCCTTCAAGCGCGCGGTGGAGCTGGCCCTGCAGCGCATCCAGGACGCCAACGTCGAGACGCGGTGGAGTTCGGCGTCCGTGCCGGGCGCCCCCAGCGACCCGCTGCCCTCCGACCCGGACTGGGCCGGTGGCAGCCTCTACGTCGACGAGCGCACGACCGTCGTCGACGCCCCGCCGCACGTGCTGTGGGAGGTGCTGGAGGGGATCGGCGGTGAGCAGGGTTGGTACTCGTGGCCGATGGCGTGGGCGGTCCGCGGCGTGATGGACCGCTTCTCCGGGGGTCCGGGGCTGCGCCGAGGTCGGCGTGATCCCAAGCACCTGATGATCGGCGACGCCGTGGACTGGTGGCGCGTGGAGGACCGTCAGGCCGACCGGCTGCTGCGGCTGCGCGCCGAGATGAAGCTGCCGGGGCTGGCCTGGCTGGACCTGCGGGTCGAGACGGACGCCGTGGGGCGCACGCTCTTCCACCAGCGGGCCCTCTTCCACCCCCGCGGTCTGGCGGGCCAGGCCTACTGGGCGGCGATCAGCCCGTTCCACGGGGTCGTGTTCGGTGGCATGCAGAAGAACGTGAAGGACGCGGCCGAGGCCGCGGCCCGTCACGAGGGTCCGACGAGCCTGGCGTCCACGGGTCCCGGTGCGGTCGAGGTCCGCGAGGGCGCGACACTGGTGGGGTGA
- a CDS encoding mechanosensitive ion channel family protein, whose translation MLDSITHAFTGVTSEDAADGAQSVVTFLLDKPLKIVIVLLICWVARFLLMRVIGRVATGIATGAGKLGGGGRRNGLLESSPLLNERRQQRAETLASVLKSTVTFVLGILAVLVVLDTIGIAIAPFLASAGIAGVALGFGAQALVKDFLSGVFMLAEDQYGVGDSVDLGDASGTVEAVGLRVTRLRDVKGTVWYVRNGEIVRVGNQSQGWARAVLDVSVAYGENLARVQEVLQRIADDLVAEDDWRPLVMDAPEVWGVEKMTTDGIVLRLVVKTRPMQQWAVQRELLRRIKAVFDAEGIEFPLAQRTVFLRHDDHAPQARRLNDPAAAVTPQPPAPSEADVAAQDAAAADPGSTNRGL comes from the coding sequence GTGCTGGACTCGATCACCCACGCCTTCACCGGCGTCACCTCGGAGGACGCCGCCGACGGCGCCCAGAGCGTCGTCACGTTCCTGCTCGACAAGCCCCTGAAGATCGTCATCGTCCTGCTGATCTGCTGGGTCGCGCGGTTCCTGCTGATGCGGGTCATCGGCCGGGTCGCGACGGGGATCGCGACGGGGGCCGGGAAGCTCGGCGGCGGCGGCCGCCGGAACGGGCTGCTCGAGTCCTCGCCGTTGCTCAACGAACGTCGTCAGCAACGGGCCGAGACCCTCGCCTCGGTGCTCAAGTCGACCGTCACCTTCGTGCTGGGGATCCTGGCGGTCCTCGTGGTGCTCGACACCATCGGCATCGCCATCGCACCGTTCCTGGCCTCGGCCGGGATCGCGGGGGTCGCGCTCGGCTTCGGGGCGCAGGCGCTGGTGAAGGACTTCCTGTCGGGGGTGTTCATGCTCGCCGAGGACCAGTACGGCGTGGGTGACTCCGTCGACCTCGGGGACGCCTCGGGCACCGTGGAGGCCGTCGGCCTGCGGGTGACGCGGTTGCGCGACGTCAAGGGCACCGTCTGGTACGTCCGCAACGGCGAGATCGTGCGGGTCGGGAACCAGAGCCAGGGCTGGGCCCGGGCCGTCCTCGACGTCTCCGTCGCCTACGGGGAGAACCTCGCCCGCGTGCAGGAGGTCCTGCAGCGCATCGCGGACGACCTGGTCGCCGAGGACGACTGGCGGCCCCTGGTCATGGACGCCCCCGAGGTGTGGGGGGTCGAGAAGATGACGACCGACGGGATCGTCCTGCGCCTCGTCGTGAAGACCCGTCCGATGCAGCAGTGGGCCGTCCAGCGCGAGCTGCTGCGCCGCATCAAGGCCGTCTTCGACGCCGAGGGGATCGAGTTCCCCCTGGCCCAGCGCACGGTGTTCCTGCGCCACGACGACCACGCTCCGCAGGCCCGTCGCCTGAACGACCCCGCTGCGGCCGTCACCCCGCAGCCGCCCGCCCCGAGCGAGGCGGACGTCGCGGCCCAGGACGCCGCGGCCGCGGACCCGGGGTCGACCAACCGCGGTCTCTGA
- a CDS encoding prolyl oligopeptidase family serine peptidase, producing the protein MSTPTSAGEAPAPRLDLVDELHGVAVPDPYRWLEDVEDERTLAWSRWQDEAWAAHAATLPGRDRVERRVRELMATGSVGSPVHRGERVFRTRREPTAEHGVLQVEDPGAAPRTLIDPIALDPSGTTTLDGWRPSVEGDLLAYQLSEGGSEESVLRVLDVATGEVVDGPVDRARYSPIAWLPAGADGERSFYYVRRLPAEAVPAEERQYHRRVYLHVVGTDPARDVEVFGDGLSMTNYYGVWTSRDGRWLVVSASDGTAPRNDVWLADLSASAPGSPQLRTVVAGRDAQTSAWVGRDGRLYVFTDLDAPRGRLAVTDPATPEVEHWRDLVPQGRALLDDVAVLDGPELARPLLVVGWTEHAVSSVTVHDLETGDRLPGDLGRVDLPGTGSIGGLVARPEPGHDLWFGYSDATTPTHVWHFDARTRELSVESAPPGAVEVPAVVSTLLEYPSLDGTIVRLQVTVRADLLDADGVPTAPVPAILYGYGGFGISLSPHYAPDALAWVEAGGVYAVANLRGGGEEGEDWHRAGMREHKQNVFDDFHAAARFLVARGFTTHEQLCVHGGSNGGLLVGAAATQEPSLFAGVVCSAPLLDMVRYELHGLGATWSDEYGSAADATEFGWLHAYSPYHRVAAGTAYPAVLFTVFDGDSRVDPLHARKLCAALQHASASDPGSRPVLLRREKDVGHGARSLSRSAGLVRDTLAFAARATGLDLG; encoded by the coding sequence ATGAGCACCCCGACCTCCGCCGGCGAGGCTCCCGCCCCGCGCCTCGACCTCGTCGACGAGCTGCACGGGGTCGCGGTCCCCGACCCCTACCGCTGGCTCGAGGACGTCGAGGACGAGCGGACGCTCGCCTGGTCGCGGTGGCAGGACGAGGCGTGGGCGGCCCACGCCGCGACGCTGCCGGGCCGTGACCGCGTGGAACGACGGGTGCGGGAGCTGATGGCCACGGGTTCCGTCGGCAGCCCGGTCCACCGCGGGGAACGGGTGTTCCGGACCCGTCGCGAGCCGACCGCGGAGCACGGGGTCCTGCAGGTGGAGGACCCCGGTGCGGCGCCCCGGACCCTGATCGACCCGATCGCGCTGGACCCGTCGGGGACGACGACCCTGGACGGGTGGCGACCCAGCGTCGAGGGGGACCTGCTGGCCTACCAGCTCTCCGAGGGCGGCAGCGAGGAGAGCGTCCTGCGGGTGCTCGACGTCGCGACGGGGGAGGTCGTGGACGGTCCGGTCGACCGGGCCCGCTACTCCCCCATCGCCTGGTTGCCCGCCGGTGCGGACGGCGAGCGCTCGTTCTACTACGTCCGCCGGTTGCCGGCCGAGGCCGTGCCCGCCGAGGAGCGCCAGTACCACCGCCGGGTCTACCTGCACGTCGTGGGGACCGATCCCGCCCGCGACGTCGAGGTGTTCGGCGACGGGCTGTCGATGACGAACTACTACGGCGTCTGGACCTCGCGCGACGGCCGCTGGCTGGTCGTGAGCGCCTCGGACGGGACGGCGCCGCGCAACGACGTCTGGCTGGCCGACCTCTCCGCCTCCGCTCCGGGCTCGCCGCAGCTGCGGACCGTGGTGGCGGGTCGCGACGCGCAGACCAGCGCCTGGGTCGGCCGTGACGGCCGGCTGTACGTGTTCACCGACCTCGACGCCCCCCGCGGCCGCCTCGCCGTCACCGACCCGGCCACCCCGGAGGTGGAGCACTGGCGCGACCTGGTCCCCCAGGGCCGGGCCCTGCTCGACGACGTCGCGGTCCTCGACGGACCCGAACTCGCCCGTCCCCTGCTGGTCGTGGGCTGGACCGAGCACGCCGTGAGCTCGGTGACCGTGCACGACCTCGAGACCGGTGACCGGTTGCCGGGTGACCTGGGCCGCGTCGACCTGCCCGGGACGGGCTCCATCGGCGGTCTCGTGGCGCGGCCGGAACCGGGTCACGACCTGTGGTTCGGCTACAGCGACGCGACGACCCCGACGCACGTCTGGCACTTCGACGCCCGGACCCGGGAACTCTCCGTGGAGTCCGCGCCCCCCGGTGCGGTCGAGGTCCCCGCGGTGGTCAGCACGCTGCTGGAGTACCCGAGCCTCGACGGCACGATCGTCCGGTTGCAGGTCACGGTCCGCGCCGACCTGCTCGACGCCGACGGCGTCCCCACCGCCCCGGTGCCCGCGATCCTCTACGGCTACGGGGGGTTCGGCATCAGCCTGTCCCCCCACTACGCACCCGACGCGCTGGCCTGGGTGGAGGCGGGCGGCGTGTACGCGGTGGCGAACCTGCGCGGCGGCGGCGAGGAGGGCGAGGACTGGCACCGCGCGGGGATGCGCGAGCACAAGCAGAACGTGTTCGACGACTTCCACGCGGCGGCCCGCTTCCTCGTCGCGCGGGGGTTCACGACCCACGAGCAGTTGTGCGTGCACGGCGGGTCCAACGGTGGGCTGCTGGTCGGAGCGGCCGCCACCCAGGAACCGTCGCTGTTCGCGGGCGTCGTCTGCAGCGCCCCCCTGCTGGACATGGTCCGCTACGAACTGCACGGTCTGGGCGCCACCTGGAGCGACGAGTACGGGAGCGCCGCCGACGCGACGGAGTTCGGGTGGTTGCACGCGTACTCGCCGTACCACCGCGTGGCGGCGGGGACCGCCTACCCGGCCGTGCTGTTCACCGTGTTCGACGGGGACTCCCGGGTGGACCCGTTGCACGCCCGGAAGCTGTGCGCCGCGCTGCAGCACGCTTCCGCGAGCGACCCGGGCAGCCGCCCGGTGCTGTTGCGCCGGGAGAAGGACGTGGGGCACGGTGCCCGTTCGCTCTCGCGCAGCGCCGGTCTCGTGCGCGACACCCTCGCGTTCGCGGCGCGGGCCACCGGCCTCGACCTCGGCTGA
- the malQ gene encoding 4-alpha-glucanotransferase: MSSDVADPAVLADLATACGVATTFTDWQGKSTTVPASTVTAVLTAMGFDVSTTAAARRALHDVKLAPWRRVLPPVVVAREGRLHHVPVHVAHGDPVDVVVDLEDDGGWAPLRQVDRWIDPVDVDGHLTGRATFELPDDLPLGWHVLRARTPAGETECPVVVTPDVLELPPTLRSGRSWGYQTQLYSVRSSRSWGIGDLADLADLSAVGASQGAGWILVNPLAAASPVPPMEASPYLPTTRRFVNPVYLRVEDVHEVAYLSPGDRALVERLAERVRPADHDAGEIDRDASWAAKRQALDVVYAHGRTTAREAAFRRYVATEEPGLSGFATWCALAEHFGLPASEWPAEAADPAAAQASGLVDELADRIEFHRWLQWQCDEQLRTAQDAATAPGTGPGIVHDLAVGVHPDGADVWSLGDALAHGVTVGAPPDAFNQQGQDWSQPPWRPDRLADLAYRPFRDMVRTILRHAGGLRVDHVLGLFRLWWIPQDAPPAEGTYVRFDHEALIGILALEAQRAGAVLVGEDLGTVEPWVRDYLADRGILGSAVLWFEYDEAEPKAPEDFRELALASVTVHDLPPTAGYLAQEHVALRDRLGLLTRPVAEERARDAAEQERILGLVRDRGLLAAGADEQATVEALHRYLALSPSLMVGVSLVDAVGDRRTQNQPGTSLEYPNWRMPLTGPDGEVVLLEDLATDPRVQSLARAVEQALAEPGDPAQR, from the coding sequence GTGTCTTCTGACGTCGCCGACCCGGCCGTCCTCGCCGACCTCGCCACCGCCTGCGGGGTCGCCACGACCTTCACCGACTGGCAGGGGAAGTCGACCACCGTCCCCGCCAGCACCGTCACCGCCGTGCTCACCGCCATGGGGTTCGACGTGAGCACCACCGCCGCGGCTCGTCGCGCCCTGCACGACGTCAAGCTCGCCCCGTGGCGCCGGGTGCTGCCACCGGTCGTGGTCGCCCGCGAGGGACGGCTCCACCACGTCCCCGTCCACGTCGCCCACGGCGACCCCGTCGACGTCGTCGTGGACCTCGAGGACGACGGCGGCTGGGCCCCGCTGCGCCAGGTCGACCGCTGGATCGACCCCGTGGACGTCGACGGCCACCTCACCGGCCGCGCCACCTTCGAACTCCCCGACGACCTGCCGCTGGGCTGGCACGTCCTGCGCGCGCGCACCCCGGCGGGTGAGACCGAGTGCCCCGTCGTGGTCACCCCGGACGTGCTCGAACTGCCGCCGACGCTGCGCAGCGGCCGCAGCTGGGGGTACCAGACCCAGCTGTACTCGGTGCGCTCCTCGCGCTCCTGGGGCATCGGCGACCTCGCCGACCTCGCCGACCTCTCGGCCGTGGGGGCCTCCCAGGGGGCGGGCTGGATCCTGGTGAACCCCCTCGCCGCGGCCTCGCCCGTCCCGCCGATGGAGGCCTCGCCGTACCTGCCGACCACCCGGCGCTTCGTGAACCCCGTCTACCTGCGCGTCGAGGACGTCCACGAGGTCGCCTACCTCTCGCCCGGCGACCGGGCGCTGGTCGAACGCCTCGCCGAACGCGTCCGGCCCGCCGACCACGACGCGGGGGAGATCGACCGCGACGCCTCCTGGGCCGCGAAGCGGCAGGCGCTGGACGTCGTCTACGCGCACGGCCGGACCACCGCGCGGGAGGCCGCCTTCCGCCGCTACGTCGCCACCGAGGAGCCGGGGCTCTCCGGTTTCGCCACGTGGTGCGCGCTGGCCGAGCACTTCGGGCTGCCCGCCTCGGAGTGGCCGGCCGAGGCGGCCGACCCCGCGGCGGCGCAGGCGTCCGGGCTGGTCGACGAGCTCGCCGACCGCATCGAGTTCCACCGCTGGCTGCAGTGGCAGTGCGACGAGCAGCTGCGCACCGCCCAGGACGCCGCCACCGCGCCGGGCACCGGCCCGGGGATCGTCCACGACCTCGCCGTCGGCGTGCACCCCGACGGGGCCGACGTCTGGTCACTGGGCGACGCCCTCGCGCACGGGGTCACCGTCGGCGCCCCGCCGGACGCGTTCAACCAGCAGGGCCAGGACTGGAGCCAGCCGCCGTGGCGGCCCGACCGCCTCGCCGACCTGGCCTACCGCCCCTTCCGCGACATGGTCCGCACGATCCTGCGGCATGCCGGTGGCCTGCGGGTCGACCACGTGCTGGGGCTGTTCCGGCTGTGGTGGATCCCGCAGGACGCCCCGCCCGCGGAGGGGACCTACGTCCGCTTCGACCACGAGGCCCTCATCGGCATCCTCGCGCTGGAGGCCCAGCGCGCCGGTGCCGTCCTCGTCGGCGAGGACCTCGGGACCGTCGAGCCGTGGGTGCGCGACTACCTCGCCGACCGCGGGATCCTCGGCAGCGCCGTCCTCTGGTTCGAGTACGACGAGGCCGAGCCGAAGGCGCCCGAGGACTTCCGCGAACTCGCGCTGGCCAGCGTCACCGTGCACGACCTCCCGCCGACCGCCGGATACCTCGCCCAGGAGCACGTCGCCCTGCGCGACCGGCTCGGGCTGCTGACCCGGCCGGTCGCCGAGGAACGCGCCCGCGACGCCGCCGAGCAGGAACGCATCCTCGGTCTGGTCCGCGACCGCGGGCTGCTCGCCGCGGGCGCCGACGAGCAGGCGACCGTCGAGGCGTTGCACCGCTACCTCGCGCTGTCGCCCTCGCTGATGGTCGGGGTCTCGCTGGTCGACGCCGTGGGGGACCGCCGGACCCAGAACCAGCCGGGGACCTCGTTGGAGTACCCGAACTGGCGGATGCCCCTGACCGGGCCCGACGGCGAGGTCGTCCTGCTCGAGGACCTGGCCACCGACCCCCGGGTGCAGTCGCTGGCCCGGGCCGTCGAGCAGGCGCTCGCGGAACCGGGCGACCCCGCGCAGCGGTGA